In Halapricum desulfuricans, a single window of DNA contains:
- a CDS encoding antitoxin VapB family protein, with protein sequence MSTSIRISEKTKRKLEAVKRDDETFDELLDRIVVDRTEADVEHLLGRAGAGIDEHMKRKNEELSESLANDPNRD encoded by the coding sequence ATGAGCACGTCTATTCGGATCTCTGAGAAGACGAAACGAAAACTCGAGGCGGTGAAGCGCGACGACGAGACGTTCGACGAGTTACTCGATCGGATCGTCGTCGACCGGACGGAGGCGGACGTAGAGCATCTCCTGGGACGAGCAGGAGCGGGCATCGACGAGCACATGAAACGAAAGAACGAGGAGCTGTCGGAATCGCTCGCAAATGACCCGAACCGAGACTGA
- a CDS encoding DUF7110 family protein, producing MTSRVYRLHSTLELPLEDVYSYFEEPDLPEEIEDVEITRRNNTLILSAVATDSSISKYTPTAQLKASVTENRVYEEDPEEMDGGPPSRSNSGPQWGAFEEEEEEIESELVEYACFKGDRETVLQNTAVQYPMFTVLRDIAEIAEKGALTAIVVNEDDELEAVRVVDGEPQPATITVTDDPSEEQDGNGVDWRSNEFIS from the coding sequence ATGACCAGTCGCGTATACCGACTCCATTCGACACTCGAACTGCCACTCGAAGACGTCTATTCGTACTTCGAGGAGCCGGATCTCCCCGAGGAGATCGAAGACGTAGAGATCACCAGACGAAACAACACGCTCATTTTGAGCGCCGTCGCCACCGACAGCAGCATCAGCAAGTACACCCCGACGGCACAGCTGAAAGCAAGCGTCACCGAAAACCGGGTCTACGAGGAGGACCCTGAAGAGATGGACGGCGGCCCGCCGTCGCGGAGCAACAGCGGCCCGCAGTGGGGTGCCTTCGAAGAGGAAGAAGAGGAGATCGAATCCGAGCTGGTCGAGTACGCCTGCTTCAAGGGGGATCGAGAGACCGTGCTACAGAACACGGCTGTCCAGTACCCGATGTTCACCGTGCTCCGCGACATCGCGGAGATCGCGGAAAAGGGCGCACTGACGGCCATCGTCGTCAACGAAGACGACGAACTCGAAGCCGTGCGGGTCGTCGACGGCGAACCCCAACCGGCGACGATCACGGTCACGGACGATCCGTCCGAGGAGCAGGACGGCAACGGCGTCGACTGGCGCAGCAACGAATTTATCAGCTAG
- the nrfD gene encoding NrfD/PsrC family molybdoenzyme membrane anchor subunit, with protein MAAETDTGRLEFDTDFGFESDRIRYGWYGLLAILLLVGAYAVYLRITQGMASTNLTSTTPWGAWVAFYIYFVGLSAGAFLVSTLSNVFGMAGMEKVDRDALFAAAISMAVALLFVWIDLGRMDRMYYPFIWRQVTSPLAWEVHAYVAYIAVLVTELYFAMRVDLARLATRVSGWRGTLYRVLTLGRTDTGEHARERDETWLKRVGILGIPLAIFLVHGGTGVLFAVAKARPYWNSGLFPIIFVVSAIVSGAALVMALYVLRGKVLGGDLDRSLLDRLAKLTAAFVLVDLAFFLIDMLIALNSLHPHDVETWLLVLTGEMAWSFWLVMAGLGWVVPLALLSKRSWRRTPALMALAALSVVVGIVGVRFNIVVPPLIVPVMGGLPAGEYFPTLVEWTSSLGIVAVGLALYTLGVELLPLEPLGDDQ; from the coding sequence ATGGCAGCAGAAACAGACACCGGTCGCCTGGAGTTCGACACCGACTTCGGCTTCGAGAGCGACCGGATACGGTACGGCTGGTACGGACTGCTCGCGATCCTGTTACTCGTGGGCGCGTACGCCGTCTATCTCCGGATCACGCAGGGGATGGCGAGCACGAACCTGACGAGTACGACCCCGTGGGGCGCGTGGGTCGCCTTCTACATCTACTTCGTCGGCCTCTCGGCCGGCGCGTTCCTGGTGAGCACGCTCTCGAACGTTTTCGGGATGGCGGGCATGGAAAAGGTCGACCGCGACGCGCTGTTCGCGGCGGCGATCAGTATGGCCGTCGCCCTACTCTTCGTCTGGATCGACCTCGGGCGGATGGACCGGATGTACTACCCGTTCATCTGGCGACAGGTCACGTCGCCGCTGGCGTGGGAGGTCCACGCCTACGTGGCCTACATCGCGGTGCTGGTGACCGAGCTGTACTTCGCGATGCGAGTCGATCTGGCCCGGCTGGCAACGAGGGTCAGCGGCTGGCGCGGGACGCTGTATCGCGTCCTGACGCTGGGACGGACCGACACCGGCGAGCACGCACGCGAGCGCGACGAGACGTGGCTCAAACGCGTCGGTATCCTCGGGATCCCGCTGGCGATCTTCCTGGTCCACGGCGGGACGGGCGTGCTGTTCGCGGTCGCGAAGGCCCGCCCCTACTGGAACAGTGGCCTGTTCCCGATCATCTTCGTCGTCTCCGCGATCGTCAGCGGGGCGGCGCTGGTGATGGCGCTGTACGTGCTCCGAGGCAAGGTTCTCGGCGGGGACCTCGATCGGTCGCTGCTGGATCGGCTCGCGAAGCTGACGGCCGCGTTCGTGCTCGTCGATCTGGCCTTCTTTTTGATCGACATGCTGATCGCGCTCAACAGCCTCCACCCCCACGACGTCGAGACCTGGCTGCTGGTGTTGACCGGCGAGATGGCCTGGTCGTTCTGGCTCGTGATGGCCGGACTCGGCTGGGTCGTCCCGCTCGCGCTCCTCTCGAAGCGATCCTGGCGTCGAACGCCCGCACTGATGGCGCTGGCGGCGCTCAGCGTCGTCGTCGGCATCGTCGGCGTCCGGTTCAACATCGTCGTCCCGCCGCTGATCGTCCCCGTGATGGGGGGGCTGCCGGCGGGCGAGTACTTCCCGACGCTCGTCGAGTGGACGAGCAGTCTCGGAATCGTCGCGGTCGGGCTTGCGCTGTACACGCTCGGCGTCGAACTGCTTCCCCTCGAACCCCTCGGTGATGACCAATGA
- a CDS encoding type II toxin-antitoxin system VapC family toxin, with the protein MLYLDNSVLRKATDDPPDPAVAAYLRANSGDSWAIPATVAWEYLDFFDSRSRRRRERQYLEWAFQEVAPLTLDVAEEAAELSRLLAKQGVSLDAADLLHAAIARANSGTFVTADAADFDKPEIHQLVDVDVIGVTNT; encoded by the coding sequence ATGTTGTACCTCGACAACAGCGTTCTTCGGAAAGCTACCGACGACCCGCCGGATCCGGCCGTCGCGGCGTATCTCAGAGCGAACAGCGGCGATAGCTGGGCTATCCCGGCGACGGTCGCGTGGGAGTATCTCGATTTCTTCGATTCCCGGAGCCGACGGCGGCGCGAGCGGCAGTATCTCGAATGGGCGTTCCAGGAAGTCGCTCCGCTCACGCTTGACGTCGCCGAGGAGGCCGCGGAGTTGTCGCGACTGCTCGCCAAGCAAGGGGTCTCGCTGGACGCTGCCGATCTCCTGCACGCGGCAATCGCACGAGCCAACAGCGGGACCTTTGTCACTGCCGATGCGGCTGACTTCGATAAGCCGGAGATTCACCAACTCGTCGACGTGGACGTTATCGGAGTCACCAACACGTGA
- a CDS encoding bacterio-opsin activator domain-containing protein, with the protein MTDWFPVAIALLSVSLRVAGVGYSALLLYRVRDLRFGFLTLMLTLMAVRQALTLTVASPGIEELPGLIVSGLAVLTVYYLSQYVHQEQRTKDRLTAKNDQLRGFRKAIRHAGHGIFITDTDGTIEYANPAVETLTGYDRDEVVGRNPRIWKSDEHDEAFYESMWETIRDGEVWEGEIVNERKDGEQCWVDMTIAPITDEGGAIERFVAVDTDVTERKEREQRIEHQNELLQRLNTTNRILRDVNQALVQAESRGEIERAVCAEFADAGPYSLAWVGTRNMVNDSLRASRHAGVDDDVIGAIVGAHNDSDAEDVLREAIRTETPQVVQEIDDASSAEWLSALANRGYRSVAAVPLVYDGTVYGGLEVASTEPRAFEAIDTSVLVDLGRTIAYAINATESKQALLADSVVELEFQLSESGGLETLARALAADATLKRLTRSPDGHLVAYAALTGCPRSDVEAAVEDVPTVADAAFVCDHDGGSLFRLDLTDDSVESTFLDHGGVVTGQTVEDGSGRLTVEFPQRTDVRSLVESVTSAHDGISLLARREHERSARTDQEIRSQLETDLTDRQLEALRTAYIGGFFEWPRENTGEDIAELMGVSQTTFLQHLRTAQRKTFGLLLDEETAQSTAAN; encoded by the coding sequence GTGACCGACTGGTTCCCGGTGGCGATCGCGCTGCTGTCGGTCTCGCTTCGGGTCGCCGGCGTCGGCTACTCGGCGCTGTTGCTCTACCGGGTTCGGGACCTTCGATTCGGCTTCCTGACGCTGATGTTGACGCTGATGGCCGTCCGGCAGGCGCTGACGCTGACCGTCGCGAGCCCCGGAATCGAGGAGTTGCCCGGTCTGATCGTCAGCGGACTCGCGGTACTGACAGTCTACTATCTCTCCCAGTACGTCCACCAGGAACAGCGGACGAAGGATCGGCTCACCGCGAAAAACGACCAGCTACGGGGGTTCCGGAAGGCGATTCGTCACGCCGGACACGGCATCTTCATCACCGACACCGACGGGACGATCGAGTACGCCAATCCGGCGGTCGAGACGCTCACCGGGTACGACCGCGACGAGGTGGTCGGCCGCAACCCCCGGATCTGGAAGTCCGACGAACACGACGAAGCGTTCTACGAGTCGATGTGGGAGACGATACGGGACGGCGAGGTCTGGGAGGGCGAAATCGTCAACGAGCGCAAGGACGGCGAGCAGTGCTGGGTGGACATGACCATCGCGCCGATCACCGACGAGGGCGGTGCGATTGAGCGGTTCGTCGCGGTCGATACCGACGTCACGGAGCGAAAGGAGCGCGAGCAACGGATCGAACACCAGAACGAGCTGCTCCAGCGCCTGAACACCACCAACAGGATCCTCAGGGACGTCAATCAGGCCCTGGTCCAGGCCGAGAGCCGCGGCGAGATCGAACGCGCGGTCTGTGCGGAGTTCGCCGACGCCGGACCGTACAGCCTCGCCTGGGTCGGCACGCGGAACATGGTCAACGACTCGCTGCGCGCCAGCCGACACGCCGGCGTGGACGACGACGTGATCGGCGCGATCGTCGGCGCACACAACGACAGCGACGCCGAGGACGTCCTCCGGGAGGCGATCCGGACTGAAACCCCGCAGGTCGTCCAGGAGATCGACGACGCGTCGAGCGCCGAGTGGCTGTCGGCGCTCGCAAATCGAGGCTACCGGTCGGTCGCCGCCGTGCCGCTGGTCTACGACGGGACCGTCTACGGAGGGCTGGAGGTCGCTTCGACCGAGCCGCGGGCGTTCGAGGCGATCGACACGAGCGTGCTGGTCGATCTGGGGCGAACGATCGCCTACGCGATCAACGCGACCGAGAGCAAGCAGGCACTGCTTGCCGACAGCGTCGTCGAACTGGAGTTCCAGCTTTCGGAGTCCGGTGGACTCGAGACGCTCGCGCGGGCGCTTGCGGCCGACGCGACGCTGAAGCGACTGACTCGGTCGCCGGACGGCCACCTCGTCGCGTACGCCGCGCTGACAGGGTGTCCCCGGTCCGACGTCGAGGCCGCCGTCGAGGACGTGCCCACGGTCGCGGACGCCGCGTTCGTCTGCGATCACGACGGCGGCAGTCTCTTCCGGCTGGATCTGACCGACGACAGCGTCGAATCGACGTTCCTCGATCACGGCGGCGTCGTGACCGGTCAGACCGTCGAGGACGGATCGGGACGGCTGACCGTCGAGTTCCCACAGCGGACGGACGTGCGATCGCTCGTCGAGTCGGTGACGTCGGCTCACGACGGGATCAGTCTGCTCGCCCGCCGCGAGCACGAGCGGTCGGCCAGAACCGACCAGGAGATCCGCTCCCAGCTCGAGACCGACCTGACCGACCGGCAACTCGAGGCGCTCAGAACGGCTTACATCGGTGGTTTCTTCGAGTGGCCGCGCGAGAACACCGGGGAGGACATCGCGGAACTCATGGGCGTCTCGCAGACGACGTTCCTCCAGCACCTCCGGACGGCACAGCGAAAGACGTTCGGACTGTTGCTGGACGAGGAAACGGCACAATCGACAGCGGCCAACTAG
- a CDS encoding 4Fe-4S dicluster domain-containing protein: MDVDRMVETEREDPESVLAETDHSTDLGLAMAEDAKRVGRGELSSERFWAKYDEAARAEFGEAYEATPNPAVDSDDQTIDEAAAEALSCSVGSMDSVAADLDGSEAAAASAAEPETDAGSDDPTYGMVIDLQKCVGCDSCTVACKAENRTPPGVSYNVVMEEEHGEYPNVSRTNVPRPCMQCTNPPCVQVCPVSATYKMDNGVVNIDYERCIGCRYCMIACPYGARYFDFGESYDDEVMEADEIDSPEYGIDRDEDGRVEPVGNVRKCSFCHHRLNRGEEPACVETCIGDARNAGNLDDPESEVAQLADSDRAFQLKEEGGTDPNVYYLK, encoded by the coding sequence ATGGACGTAGATCGGATGGTCGAGACCGAACGCGAGGACCCCGAGTCGGTCCTCGCCGAAACCGACCACAGCACCGACCTCGGGCTGGCGATGGCCGAGGACGCCAAACGCGTCGGCCGGGGCGAACTCTCGAGCGAGCGGTTCTGGGCGAAATACGACGAGGCCGCCCGCGCGGAGTTCGGTGAGGCATACGAGGCCACGCCCAACCCCGCGGTCGACAGCGACGATCAGACCATCGACGAAGCGGCCGCCGAGGCGCTGTCGTGTTCGGTCGGCTCGATGGACTCGGTCGCCGCGGACCTCGACGGGTCGGAAGCCGCCGCGGCATCGGCGGCGGAACCCGAAACGGACGCCGGTTCGGACGACCCGACCTACGGGATGGTGATCGACCTCCAGAAGTGCGTCGGCTGTGACTCCTGTACGGTCGCCTGCAAGGCCGAGAACCGCACGCCACCGGGAGTCAGCTACAACGTCGTCATGGAGGAGGAACACGGGGAGTACCCCAACGTCTCCCGGACGAACGTCCCCAGACCGTGCATGCAGTGTACCAATCCCCCGTGCGTGCAGGTCTGTCCGGTCAGCGCGACCTACAAGATGGACAACGGCGTGGTCAACATCGACTACGAGCGCTGTATCGGCTGTCGGTACTGCATGATCGCCTGCCCGTACGGCGCGCGGTACTTCGACTTCGGGGAATCGTACGACGACGAGGTGATGGAGGCCGACGAGATCGACAGCCCCGAGTACGGGATCGACCGCGACGAGGACGGACGGGTCGAACCGGTCGGCAACGTCCGGAAGTGTTCCTTCTGTCACCACCGGCTGAACCGCGGCGAGGAACCGGCCTGCGTCGAGACCTGCATCGGCGACGCACGCAACGCCGGTAATCTCGACGATCCCGAGAGCGAGGTCGCACAGCTGGCCGACTCCGATCGGGCCTTCCAACTGAAAGAAGAGGGCGGCACCGACCCCAACGTCTACTACCTCAAGTAA
- a CDS encoding deoxyuridine 5'-triphosphate nucleotidohydrolase, with protein MFRSGRFVAEHLDSVAPEQVQPNGVDLTLDAVFEQVSPGRIGTDGKEIGDREEIDADDGVYHLPPGGYVVRYADLIRIPEDHIGFLYPRSSLLRNSCMLDTAVWDAGYVGRGEGLLEVYHDIELEAGARIAQLVLAEADHEGTYEGSYHGENIE; from the coding sequence ATGTTCAGGAGTGGCCGTTTCGTGGCCGAGCACCTCGACAGCGTCGCGCCCGAGCAGGTCCAGCCCAACGGCGTCGATCTGACGCTCGATGCGGTCTTCGAGCAGGTCTCGCCCGGCCGGATCGGGACCGACGGCAAGGAGATCGGCGACCGCGAGGAGATCGACGCTGACGACGGCGTCTACCACCTCCCGCCCGGCGGGTACGTCGTGCGCTACGCAGATCTGATTCGGATTCCCGAGGATCACATCGGCTTTCTGTACCCGCGGTCGTCGCTGTTGCGCAACTCCTGCATGCTGGACACGGCGGTCTGGGATGCGGGCTACGTGGGCCGCGGTGAGGGGCTGCTGGAGGTCTATCATGATATCGAACTCGAAGCCGGCGCGCGCATCGCCCAACTGGTTCTCGCTGAGGCTGACCACGAGGGGACCTACGAGGGGTCCTATCACGGTGAAAATATCGAATAG
- a CDS encoding aconitate hydratase, producing MGQTLTEKILSDHLVEGELEPGEEIGIEIDQVLTQDTTGTLVWLQFEALDLDEVQTELAAQYCDHQTYQFDFKNTDDHRFLRSAAGKFGAHFSRPGNGICHNVHKENFAAPGKTMLGSDSHTPTPGGLGELAIGAGGLDVSVAMGGGAYYIDMPEIVNVRLEGELPEWATAKDVILELLRRLSVKGGVGKVLEYTGPGVETLSVPERTTITNMGTELGATTSIFPTDEKTRDYLERLGRGEDYEEIGPDEDAEYDDEIVVDLSELEPLIAEPSMPDNVVPVREAAGQDVEQVIIGSCTNGGYEDILPAAKMLEDREVNKTTEMIVAPGSKQASEMLARDGWASELMAAGVNFSESTCGACIGIGHVPASDSVSLRTFNRNFEGRSGLEDDNVYLCSPEVAAAAAIKGEIVDPRDLADELGDLEAPGFEMPDVYDGSKADLIAPDEAVDDELVKGPNIGGVPLKDPLDAHLEGPALLKMDDNITTDHIIPATQDILMYRSNIPKLSEFTLSRVDESFADRALESDGGFLVAGENYGQGSSREHAALCPMYLGVEGVLAQSFARIHKANLFNFGLLPLEIDEDTYQKIEQGDDIEIVDNVDEAVRSGQEAFTIRVNDEWEATGYLDASEREREILADGGKLPHTKKQYEQDSSGAPADD from the coding sequence ATGGGACAGACGCTCACGGAGAAGATCCTCTCCGATCACCTCGTCGAGGGCGAACTCGAGCCCGGCGAGGAGATCGGGATCGAGATCGATCAGGTCCTCACACAGGACACGACGGGCACGCTGGTGTGGCTGCAGTTCGAGGCGCTGGACCTTGACGAAGTCCAGACGGAACTGGCCGCACAGTACTGCGACCACCAGACGTATCAGTTTGACTTCAAAAACACGGACGACCACCGCTTCCTGCGGTCGGCGGCCGGCAAGTTCGGCGCGCACTTCTCGCGGCCGGGCAACGGGATCTGTCACAACGTCCACAAGGAGAACTTCGCCGCGCCGGGCAAGACGATGCTCGGCAGCGATTCGCACACGCCGACGCCCGGCGGACTGGGCGAGCTGGCGATCGGCGCCGGCGGGCTGGACGTCTCCGTCGCGATGGGCGGCGGGGCCTACTACATCGACATGCCCGAAATCGTCAACGTCCGCCTGGAGGGCGAGTTGCCCGAGTGGGCGACCGCAAAGGACGTCATCCTCGAGCTGTTGCGCCGCCTGTCGGTCAAGGGCGGCGTCGGCAAGGTACTTGAGTACACCGGCCCCGGCGTCGAGACGCTGTCGGTCCCCGAGCGGACGACGATCACCAACATGGGGACAGAACTCGGGGCGACGACCTCGATCTTCCCGACCGACGAGAAGACCAGAGACTACCTCGAACGACTCGGTCGCGGCGAGGACTACGAGGAGATCGGGCCCGATGAAGACGCCGAGTACGACGACGAAATCGTCGTCGACCTCTCGGAGCTGGAGCCGCTCATCGCCGAGCCTTCGATGCCGGACAACGTCGTTCCCGTCCGGGAAGCCGCCGGACAGGACGTCGAACAGGTCATCATCGGCTCGTGTACCAACGGCGGCTACGAGGACATCCTCCCGGCCGCAAAGATGCTCGAGGACCGCGAGGTCAACAAGACCACGGAGATGATCGTCGCGCCCGGTTCGAAGCAGGCAAGCGAGATGCTCGCCCGCGACGGGTGGGCCTCCGAGCTGATGGCCGCCGGCGTCAACTTCTCGGAGTCGACCTGCGGTGCCTGCATCGGGATCGGCCACGTTCCGGCCTCCGATTCGGTGAGCCTGCGGACGTTCAACCGCAACTTCGAGGGCCGTTCGGGCCTGGAGGACGACAACGTCTACCTCTGCTCGCCGGAGGTCGCCGCCGCGGCCGCGATCAAAGGCGAGATCGTCGACCCCCGGGATCTGGCCGACGAACTCGGCGATCTGGAAGCGCCGGGCTTCGAGATGCCGGACGTCTACGACGGCTCGAAGGCCGACCTGATCGCGCCCGACGAGGCGGTCGACGACGAACTCGTGAAGGGGCCGAACATCGGCGGCGTGCCGCTGAAAGACCCCCTCGACGCACACCTCGAGGGGCCGGCGCTGCTGAAGATGGACGACAACATCACGACCGACCATATCATCCCGGCCACCCAGGACATCCTGATGTACCGGTCGAACATCCCCAAGCTCTCGGAGTTCACCCTCTCGCGGGTCGACGAGAGCTTCGCCGACCGCGCCCTGGAGAGCGACGGCGGCTTCCTCGTCGCCGGCGAGAACTACGGGCAGGGCTCCTCGCGCGAACACGCGGCGCTATGCCCGATGTACCTCGGTGTCGAGGGCGTGCTCGCACAGAGTTTCGCCCGCATCCACAAGGCGAACCTGTTCAACTTCGGGCTGCTCCCACTGGAGATCGACGAGGACACCTACCAGAAGATCGAGCAAGGCGACGATATCGAGATCGTCGATAACGTCGACGAGGCCGTCCGATCCGGACAGGAGGCGTTCACGATCCGGGTCAACGACGAGTGGGAAGCGACCGGCTACCTCGACGCCTCCGAACGCGAGCGTGAGATCCTCGCCGACGGTGGTAAGCTCCCCCACACGAAAAAGCAGTACGAGCAGGACAGCTCCGGCGCGCCCGCCGACGACTAG